In Phormidium yuhuli AB48, one genomic interval encodes:
- a CDS encoding TldD/PmbA family protein → MPPTALLTKGLPTVKPHNPSDRFDDTWRAPLATLLGLGRAAGADFIEFFLERTNYINCLAEDDAITSISPRLSTGAGVRVFRGKADCYVSTNDLSFDGLKAALEKGLAIMGLSLPGSNAYIPDINLEITRDYAQTNHKEGWLADCSSMREMSDVLLAANDCLNQKANHVQSRRAAYFRDWQEVLVAASDGVFARDIRLTQSVGYSLLCADGEHRSSISQRIGDSSNPSFLRDWNYDRTAEEVSEAAGTMLYADYVESGQYPIIMANSFGGVIFHEACGHLLETTQIERETTPFIDKKGQKIAHENLTAWDEGRSDREFGTLDMDDEGMPTQRTLLIENGILKNFISDRAGSMRTGHPRTGSGRRQSYTYAAASRMRNTYIAPGEYEVDDLFASVEKGIYCKKMGGGSVGPTGEFNFGVDEAYLIENGKVTKPLKGAILIGEATEIMNKISMCSKDVELAPGFCGSVSGSVYVTVGQPHIKVDSITVGGR, encoded by the coding sequence ATGCCTCCGACCGCATTACTAACCAAAGGACTCCCCACCGTTAAACCCCACAATCCGAGCGATCGCTTCGATGACACCTGGCGCGCACCCCTCGCCACCCTCCTCGGCTTAGGCCGCGCGGCTGGAGCCGATTTTATCGAATTTTTCCTCGAACGCACCAACTACATCAACTGTCTAGCCGAAGACGATGCTATCACCAGCATCTCCCCCCGCCTCTCCACCGGGGCCGGGGTGCGCGTCTTCCGAGGCAAAGCCGACTGTTACGTCAGTACCAATGACCTCTCTTTTGACGGCTTGAAAGCTGCCCTAGAGAAAGGCCTGGCCATTATGGGACTCTCCCTCCCGGGAAGCAACGCCTATATCCCCGACATCAACCTCGAAATCACCCGCGACTATGCCCAAACCAACCACAAAGAAGGTTGGCTGGCTGACTGTAGTTCCATGCGAGAAATGAGCGATGTGTTGCTGGCGGCGAATGACTGTCTCAACCAGAAAGCTAACCATGTCCAATCCCGTCGGGCCGCCTATTTCCGCGATTGGCAAGAAGTTCTCGTGGCCGCGAGTGATGGCGTCTTTGCCCGCGATATTCGCCTGACGCAATCCGTCGGTTATAGTCTCCTCTGTGCCGATGGTGAACATCGCTCCTCCATCAGTCAACGGATTGGCGATAGCAGTAACCCCAGTTTCCTACGGGATTGGAACTACGATCGCACCGCTGAGGAAGTCTCCGAGGCGGCTGGAACCATGCTTTACGCCGATTATGTGGAGTCCGGGCAATATCCGATTATCATGGCTAACTCCTTTGGCGGCGTGATTTTCCATGAGGCCTGCGGACATCTCTTGGAAACGACCCAAATTGAGCGGGAAACGACTCCCTTTATTGATAAGAAGGGACAGAAGATTGCCCATGAGAATCTTACCGCTTGGGATGAGGGGCGATCGGATCGTGAATTTGGCACGTTAGATATGGATGATGAGGGAATGCCCACTCAACGCACCTTGTTGATTGAAAATGGTATCCTAAAAAACTTCATTTCTGACCGGGCCGGTTCTATGCGCACGGGACATCCTCGCACCGGTAGCGGTCGCCGTCAGAGCTATACTTATGCAGCCGCCTCCCGGATGCGCAATACCTATATTGCCCCTGGGGAGTATGAAGTGGATGACCTGTTTGCTTCGGTGGAAAAAGGCATTTACTGCAAGAAAATGGGGGGCGGTAGTGTTGGACCCACAGGAGAATTTAATTTTGGGGTTGATGAAGCCTATTTGATTGAAAATGGCAAAGTCACGAAACCCTTGAAAGGAGCCATTCTCATCGGGGAAGCTACGGAAATCATGAATAAAATTTCCATGTGTTCTAAAGATGTGGAACTGGCCCCGGGGTTCTGTGGTTCTGTTAGTGGCAGTGTGTATGTCACTGTGGGACAACCTCATATTAAAGTGGATTCCATCACTGTCGGCGGTCGTTAA
- a CDS encoding Uma2 family endonuclease, which yields MGLTTWKFTVKDYHKMAELGILNPDERLELIDGDIYKMSPIGRRHAAYVTRIANQLMKLLGSDMSMINVQNPIVLNDLSEPAPDVSLLKPREDQYFSGLPQAADVYLLIEVAESSLESDCSEKLPRYGAASIPEVWLINALTHQLECYRHPENGRYRDYQTLERGDSLRLVAFPDLLIHLDSLLFEG from the coding sequence ATGGGATTGACAACCTGGAAGTTCACTGTCAAGGACTATCACAAGATGGCTGAGTTGGGGATTCTTAACCCTGATGAACGGCTAGAGTTGATTGATGGAGACATCTATAAGATGAGTCCAATTGGCAGACGACATGCGGCTTATGTAACGAGGATTGCTAACCAGCTTATGAAGCTGTTGGGGTCAGACATGAGCATGATTAATGTTCAAAATCCCATTGTTCTTAATGATTTATCGGAACCTGCACCGGATGTCAGTCTGTTGAAACCTCGGGAGGATCAGTATTTTTCTGGACTTCCCCAAGCCGCTGATGTCTATTTGCTGATTGAAGTGGCTGAGAGTAGTTTGGAGAGCGATTGCAGTGAAAAACTGCCCCGCTATGGGGCTGCGTCAATTCCCGAGGTTTGGCTCATCAATGCTTTGACTCATCAACTCGAATGCTATCGTCATCCCGAAAATGGACGCTATCGGGACTATCAAACCTTAGAACGGGGCGATTCCCTGAGATTGGTGGCGTTTCCTGACCTCTTGATTCATCTCGATTCTCTATTGTTTGAGGGCTAG
- a CDS encoding TldD/PmbA family protein, with translation MTDIQVLANQVQEIAQQIGIRKYDISGSSVDETSVQVDRGEPKQVKASNRSSVTVRVWNQNNTVGIASTTDSDAKGLELALKTAADASEFGAKDHVPDFSPEATKPIENQKTVQVPPLDVTQLIERLVDLEKQLLDAHPAIASVPYNGLAQRDLSRFYLNSEGAQRHEAHSVASVYLYSKTEQEGKKPRSAGAYKVNVGVEQLDFEGCLKEAAEKTISHLNYQKVKTGKYRVVFSPEAFLSLINAFSNLYNAQSILDKRSLSTPDSLGTQVASPLLSVFNDALHADNPTSSYFDGEGTPTRRVPLIEGGVLTGFLHSAGTAKRMNTQPTGHANMGAKVTISPDFYHIFAASQPEQTYALETEENLVFIDDLSALHAGVNALQGSFSLPFDGWLVNKGEKVSVDSATVAGDIREVLKSIIYVEPEAEVTPGGVCPRIWVEGLSVTGE, from the coding sequence ATGACAGACATTCAAGTTCTTGCCAATCAAGTCCAAGAGATTGCCCAGCAGATTGGTATTCGTAAATATGACATTTCGGGTTCGAGTGTTGATGAAACCAGTGTTCAAGTTGATCGCGGTGAACCGAAACAGGTGAAAGCCTCGAATCGTTCCAGTGTCACCGTGCGCGTCTGGAATCAGAATAACACTGTGGGGATTGCGTCCACGACAGACAGCGATGCCAAGGGGTTGGAGTTGGCCTTGAAAACGGCGGCTGACGCTAGTGAGTTTGGGGCCAAAGACCATGTTCCTGATTTTAGCCCCGAGGCCACAAAACCCATTGAGAACCAAAAGACAGTTCAGGTTCCGCCCCTGGATGTGACGCAACTGATTGAGCGGTTGGTGGATTTGGAGAAACAGTTACTCGATGCCCATCCGGCGATCGCCAGTGTTCCGTATAATGGTCTGGCGCAACGGGATTTATCTCGGTTTTACCTCAATAGCGAGGGCGCACAGCGTCATGAAGCCCATTCTGTGGCGTCGGTGTACCTCTACAGCAAAACGGAACAAGAGGGCAAGAAACCCCGTTCTGCTGGGGCTTACAAGGTGAATGTTGGGGTCGAGCAGTTGGATTTTGAGGGTTGTTTAAAAGAAGCGGCTGAGAAAACGATTTCTCACCTCAACTATCAGAAAGTCAAAACGGGTAAATATCGGGTGGTGTTCTCCCCGGAAGCCTTTTTGAGTCTGATTAACGCTTTCTCGAATCTTTACAATGCTCAAAGCATTCTCGACAAGCGCAGTTTATCAACCCCGGATTCCCTGGGAACTCAGGTGGCTTCGCCGCTGCTGTCGGTGTTTAATGATGCTCTGCACGCTGATAATCCGACGTCGAGTTACTTTGATGGGGAAGGGACGCCGACGCGCCGGGTTCCTTTGATTGAAGGGGGTGTTTTGACGGGATTCTTGCACAGTGCGGGGACGGCGAAACGGATGAATACCCAACCGACGGGCCATGCGAATATGGGGGCTAAGGTCACGATTAGTCCTGACTTTTACCATATTTTCGCAGCCTCGCAACCGGAGCAGACGTATGCGTTGGAAACGGAGGAGAATCTGGTCTTTATTGATGATTTGAGTGCCTTACATGCTGGGGTGAATGCGTTGCAAGGGTCATTTTCTCTTCCCTTTGATGGTTGGTTAGTGAATAAGGGTGAAAAGGTGAGTGTGGATTCGGCGACGGTGGCGGGGGATATCCGCGAGGTTCTCAAGTCCATTATTTATGTGGAACCGGAGGCGGAGGTTACGCCGGGTGGGGTTTGTCCTCGCATCTGGGTGGAGGGTTTGTCGGTGACTGGGGAGTAG
- a CDS encoding cobyrinate a,c-diamide synthase, with the protein MKALVIAGTRSGVGKTSLSLGIMAALRRRGLRVQSFKVGPDFIDPGHHRLATGRISHNLDGWMLSKDDNLALFRHYSQGCDVAIIEGVMGVFDGYGATSEDGSTAQIAKWLGIPVLLVVDASRMSRSVAALVSGYVHFDADLSITGIALNKVGNTRNIYRTTSPLSRLGEAIASVTSIPIWGEIPKNSVPEIPSRHLGLWMAEEDNLGDEYIETLAEATETYLDLDGLLASLPDWRGEAAVEGMPTGRPIQNVRIAIARDAAFCFYYEDNLRLLREAGATLIEVSPLRDKFPQDIDGFYFGGGYPELHGERLSQNQGFLGGLREFAAQKCPIYGECGGLIYLSQGIEVQESRYRFAGIFPFWTRLGDRPNLGYTKIETTGNHPFCQQPLRVKGHRFHYSQLISETVPPEIPTCYQAHSWRIGEFPEGYVLGNSLASYVHLHFRSNPEFAKQFVQACRGLY; encoded by the coding sequence ATGAAAGCCCTCGTCATTGCTGGAACCCGGAGCGGTGTTGGCAAAACATCTCTCTCCCTGGGAATCATGGCCGCCCTCCGTCGTCGGGGCCTACGAGTTCAGTCGTTTAAAGTCGGGCCGGATTTCATCGATCCTGGACATCATCGCCTGGCGACGGGCCGCATTTCTCACAATTTAGATGGCTGGATGTTATCAAAAGATGACAATTTAGCCCTATTTCGTCACTATAGCCAGGGTTGTGATGTGGCGATTATTGAGGGAGTGATGGGTGTTTTTGATGGCTATGGGGCCACGTCGGAGGATGGAAGTACCGCTCAAATCGCCAAGTGGCTAGGGATTCCGGTGTTGCTGGTGGTGGATGCGTCGCGGATGTCTCGCAGTGTAGCGGCGTTAGTCTCCGGGTATGTACACTTTGATGCGGATTTGTCAATTACGGGAATTGCCCTAAACAAAGTCGGCAATACTCGCAATATATATCGTACTACAAGCCCTTTAAGTCGCTTGGGAGAGGCCATCGCTTCGGTAACTTCGATTCCCATCTGGGGAGAAATTCCTAAAAATAGCGTTCCAGAAATCCCCTCTCGTCATCTGGGGTTATGGATGGCCGAGGAGGATAATCTGGGAGATGAGTATATCGAGACGTTGGCGGAGGCGACGGAAACCTATCTGGATTTGGATGGCCTGTTGGCGAGTTTGCCCGATTGGCGAGGGGAGGCGGCTGTTGAGGGAATGCCTACGGGGCGTCCGATTCAGAACGTGCGGATTGCGATCGCCCGTGATGCAGCCTTTTGTTTCTACTATGAGGACAATCTGCGTCTGTTGCGAGAGGCGGGTGCAACCTTGATTGAGGTATCGCCCCTACGAGATAAGTTTCCGCAGGACATTGATGGCTTTTATTTCGGTGGTGGCTATCCAGAACTGCATGGAGAACGCTTGAGTCAGAATCAGGGGTTTTTAGGGGGGTTACGAGAGTTTGCTGCTCAAAAATGTCCTATTTATGGGGAATGTGGCGGTTTGATTTATCTGTCCCAGGGGATTGAGGTTCAGGAGAGTCGCTATCGGTTTGCGGGAATTTTTCCCTTTTGGACCCGACTGGGCGATCGCCCCAACCTAGGCTATACGAAAATCGAAACCACTGGCAATCACCCCTTTTGCCAACAGCCTCTGAGGGTTAAGGGGCATCGCTTCCATTATTCGCAACTGATTTCTGAGACGGTTCCCCCTGAGATTCCCACCTGTTACCAGGCCCACAGTTGGCGTATCGGTGAGTTTCCTGAAGGTTATGTGTTAGGAAATAGCCTAGCCAGCTATGTTCATTTACATTTTCGCAGTAACCCGGAGTTTGCCAAACAGTTTGTTCAGGCTTGTAGAGGGTTATACTAG
- a CDS encoding TlyA family RNA methyltransferase, which yields MVKQRLDLLLVERHLCSSRQLAQRWIRAGEVRVNQQLVDKPGTAVAVDAEISVKLRSPFVSRGGEKLEKGLQVFPISVQNRVCLDGGISTGGFTDCLLQRGAQRVYGVDVGYGQVDWKLRQDERVILKERTNLRYLTPEQLYQEDDPRPDLAVADVSFISLEKVFPALWSLLVSPREAIVLVKPQFEVGRSRVGKKGVVRNLGDRADAIIQVRDAARGLGWCDRGLVTSPIQGPAGNVEYLLWLHEQGTPQLDDAMIQTTVQGESTP from the coding sequence TTGGTGAAACAACGTTTGGATCTGCTGTTGGTGGAGCGACACTTGTGTTCGTCGCGTCAGTTGGCTCAACGCTGGATTCGGGCGGGTGAGGTGCGGGTGAATCAGCAGTTGGTGGATAAGCCGGGGACGGCGGTGGCGGTGGATGCAGAGATTTCTGTGAAACTGCGATCGCCCTTTGTGTCTCGGGGTGGGGAAAAGCTGGAGAAGGGGTTACAGGTGTTTCCCATCTCGGTGCAGAACCGGGTCTGTCTTGATGGCGGGATTTCGACTGGGGGCTTTACGGACTGTCTGCTGCAACGAGGGGCACAACGGGTCTATGGGGTGGATGTAGGCTATGGTCAGGTGGATTGGAAATTGCGTCAGGATGAGCGGGTGATTCTTAAGGAACGCACCAATTTACGCTATCTTACCCCGGAGCAATTGTATCAAGAGGATGACCCGCGCCCGGATTTGGCGGTGGCGGATGTCTCGTTTATTTCTCTGGAAAAGGTGTTTCCGGCCCTTTGGAGTTTGTTGGTGTCACCTCGGGAGGCGATTGTTTTGGTGAAACCTCAGTTCGAGGTGGGGCGATCGCGCGTTGGCAAAAAAGGAGTTGTCCGCAATTTGGGCGATCGCGCCGATGCCATTATCCAAGTTCGGGATGCGGCGCGAGGTTTAGGGTGGTGCGATCGCGGCCTGGTCACCTCTCCTATCCAAGGACCGGCGGGCAATGTGGAATATCTCCTCTGGCTCCATGAGCAGGGAACTCCTCAATTGGACGATGCCATGATTCAAACAACGGTCCAAGGAGAGTCTACCCCATGA
- a CDS encoding PhoH family protein: MTLRLTIDLHSPECALALVGQQEVNLKTLAHQTGATLVLRGQELFISGTDSQTARCEQLVEILSPIWKVAKPVADVDINTAIHALDTGRQDELKDLRDDILTRTRRGEDIRAKTFRQRQYVKAVRSHDLTFCIGPAGTGKTYLAAMLAVQALLDKRYERLILTRPAVEAGERLGFLPGDLQQKVSPFLRPLYDALYELIDAEKIPDLMERGIVEVAPIAYMRGRTLNNAFVILDEAQNTTSAQMKMVLTRLGFNSRMVVTGDVTQTDLPSTQMSGLQVAQKILKNVDGIAFCRLTAADVVRHSLVQKIVTAYEAYEKKKGTGNRE, encoded by the coding sequence ATGACCCTGCGACTCACGATTGACCTCCACAGCCCTGAATGCGCCCTGGCGCTTGTGGGACAACAGGAAGTCAATCTGAAAACCCTAGCTCATCAAACCGGTGCCACCCTAGTCTTACGGGGTCAGGAACTCTTCATCTCAGGAACCGATAGCCAAACTGCACGCTGCGAACAACTCGTTGAAATCCTCTCGCCGATTTGGAAAGTTGCCAAGCCGGTGGCCGATGTCGATATTAACACGGCCATTCATGCCCTAGACACGGGGCGACAGGATGAACTCAAAGATTTGCGAGATGATATTCTCACTCGTACCCGTCGCGGTGAGGATATTCGCGCCAAAACCTTCCGCCAACGTCAGTATGTCAAAGCAGTTCGCAGCCATGATTTAACCTTTTGTATTGGCCCAGCGGGAACGGGTAAAACCTATCTGGCGGCCATGTTGGCGGTGCAAGCACTGCTAGACAAACGCTATGAACGGTTGATTCTAACTCGCCCAGCAGTGGAAGCGGGGGAACGGTTGGGGTTCCTTCCGGGAGATTTGCAGCAAAAGGTGAGTCCCTTTTTGCGGCCTCTCTATGATGCCCTCTATGAACTCATTGATGCGGAGAAGATTCCCGATTTGATGGAACGGGGAATTGTGGAAGTCGCCCCCATTGCCTATATGCGGGGACGAACCCTCAATAATGCCTTTGTGATTCTGGATGAGGCCCAAAATACTACATCAGCTCAGATGAAGATGGTGCTGACTCGGTTGGGGTTTAATTCCCGTATGGTGGTGACGGGAGATGTCACCCAGACGGATTTACCGTCAACCCAAATGTCGGGATTGCAGGTGGCCCAGAAGATTCTCAAAAATGTTGATGGCATCGCCTTCTGTCGCTTGACGGCGGCGGATGTGGTGCGCCATTCTCTGGTGCAGAAGATTGTCACGGCCTATGAGGCGTATGAGAAGAAGAAGGGAACAGGGAACAGGGAATAG
- the rpsP gene encoding 30S ribosomal protein S16 → MIKLRLKRLGKKREASYRIVAMESSSRRDGRPLQELGFYNPRSDETRINEPEVLKWLNNGAQPTDTVRDILRRQGILGPKPGTPTTPPAATPAPEASETEATEEATA, encoded by the coding sequence ATGATTAAACTTCGACTCAAACGCCTCGGTAAAAAAAGAGAAGCCAGTTATCGTATTGTCGCCATGGAGAGTTCCTCCCGTCGCGATGGCCGTCCCCTGCAAGAACTCGGGTTCTACAACCCCCGCAGTGACGAGACGCGCATCAATGAGCCAGAAGTCCTCAAATGGCTTAACAATGGCGCACAACCCACGGACACCGTTCGTGACATCCTTCGTCGCCAGGGGATTCTGGGCCCCAAACCCGGAACTCCCACGACACCGCCTGCTGCAACTCCGGCTCCGGAAGCCTCTGAGACTGAAGCAACGGAAGAAGCAACGGCTTAA
- a CDS encoding fumarylacetoacetate hydrolase family protein, protein MAQRYVRVRTTEGRIYYGSLQIDRSVKIFDAPPWLNGKPTEMTCSAETYELLAPCAPSKIIAVGRNYREHAEEMAAEVPEEPLLFLKPPTTVVGHDMAIIYPPQSQQVDYEGELALVIGETCQDCSPETASDYIWGYTIGNDVTARDLQRRDRLWTRGKGFNSFCPLGPWVVREINPGAKLQTFVNDEEKPRQSAKLERMVHSPDELVSYISGIMTLLPGDVILTGTPKGVGPLQVGDRVRVEIEGIGALENPVIPKPTPRLDISGAD, encoded by the coding sequence ATGGCACAGCGATATGTCCGCGTCCGCACGACTGAAGGACGAATTTATTATGGCTCTTTGCAAATTGACCGCAGTGTCAAGATCTTCGATGCACCGCCTTGGTTGAACGGTAAGCCGACAGAGATGACCTGTTCGGCGGAAACCTATGAGCTATTGGCTCCCTGTGCGCCCTCGAAAATTATTGCGGTGGGCCGGAATTACCGAGAGCACGCTGAGGAGATGGCGGCGGAGGTTCCCGAGGAACCTCTGTTGTTTCTTAAACCTCCCACAACCGTGGTCGGTCATGATATGGCCATCATCTATCCTCCTCAGTCTCAGCAGGTGGACTATGAGGGAGAGTTGGCCTTAGTCATTGGCGAAACCTGTCAGGACTGTTCCCCGGAAACGGCCTCGGACTATATTTGGGGCTATACCATTGGCAATGATGTGACGGCGCGGGATTTACAACGGCGCGATCGCCTCTGGACAAGGGGAAAAGGCTTTAACAGCTTCTGTCCTCTGGGGCCCTGGGTGGTGCGAGAAATTAATCCTGGGGCAAAACTACAAACCTTTGTCAACGACGAAGAGAAACCCCGCCAGTCCGCTAAACTGGAACGGATGGTTCACTCTCCTGATGAGTTGGTGTCCTACATCTCGGGAATTATGACCCTGTTACCGGGGGATGTGATTCTCACGGGAACGCCGAAAGGAGTGGGGCCCCTGCAAGTGGGCGATCGCGTGCGGGTGGAAATCGAGGGAATCGGCGCCTTGGAGAACCCGGTGATTCCCAAGCCAACTCCCCGACTGGATATCTCTGGGGCAGACTAG
- a CDS encoding Tic20 family protein, whose translation MNNPSNFSWPDRIGAAAVYLVPLMEGLVFGTYLFNQFPILQVLFVPLIPLIQIYTTIPFAGLIFFFVLFFAVVRNDSLSRFVRFNGMQAVLLSIILSISSLLLSLFGSGLQSGAPLLLETLVNTLFLGVVAAVGFSLVQCLRGEYPELPGISDAANSQVF comes from the coding sequence ATGAACAACCCGTCTAATTTTAGCTGGCCCGATCGCATCGGTGCGGCCGCCGTCTATCTGGTTCCCCTGATGGAAGGACTGGTCTTTGGAACATATCTGTTTAACCAATTTCCCATTCTCCAAGTTCTCTTTGTTCCCCTCATTCCTCTGATCCAGATTTATACGACCATTCCCTTTGCGGGACTGATCTTCTTCTTCGTACTCTTTTTTGCCGTCGTTCGCAATGATAGTCTCAGCCGCTTTGTCCGCTTTAATGGGATGCAGGCGGTTCTGCTGAGCATTATCCTGTCGATCAGCAGTCTCCTCTTGAGTCTATTTGGATCTGGCTTACAATCCGGTGCGCCATTGCTGCTAGAAACCCTAGTCAATACCCTATTCCTGGGAGTCGTCGCGGCGGTTGGCTTCAGTCTGGTGCAATGTCTACGGGGAGAATATCCGGAACTTCCGGGAATCTCTGATGCCGCCAATTCCCAGGTTTTCTAG
- a CDS encoding Tic20 family protein, whose translation MTWRGSNTPVDRILACVIYLLPLLESIRYGGYIFNLLPLLATLILVPLSPLLNFYQGLLRGIPFGGLVIFFALFLLVVRNTNLSHFLRFNAMQSLLLKIALSLVAIVTQLLGLPLQAAAMSENLLMTVLANLLFLAFFGGSLYAIIQAALGRYPDLPLVSDAAYRQVQR comes from the coding sequence ATGACTTGGCGAGGCTCAAATACCCCAGTCGATCGCATCCTAGCCTGTGTCATCTATCTCTTACCCCTGTTGGAATCTATCCGCTATGGCGGCTATATTTTCAACCTGCTACCCCTGCTAGCCACCCTAATCCTAGTTCCCCTCTCCCCCCTGCTCAATTTCTACCAAGGACTGCTGCGAGGGATTCCCTTTGGCGGACTGGTTATCTTCTTTGCCTTGTTCTTGCTCGTCGTCCGCAATACTAACCTCAGTCATTTTCTGCGCTTTAACGCCATGCAATCTCTGCTTCTGAAGATTGCACTGTCGTTGGTGGCGATCGTCACTCAACTTTTGGGACTTCCGCTACAGGCCGCTGCCATGTCGGAGAATCTACTGATGACGGTTTTGGCGAATTTGCTGTTTTTAGCCTTCTTTGGTGGGTCGCTCTACGCTATCATTCAGGCGGCTTTAGGACGGTATCCCGATCTTCCCCTGGTCTCCGATGCGGCCTATCGCCAAGTGCAACGATAA
- a CDS encoding PQQ-dependent sugar dehydrogenase produces the protein MKPNLQPRTPVTGRFASSALVLLLISGCAAPTTVESPDESSPDTTAQVDTANSASPSPESQASLPLDRDWQLTTVVDDLEHPWGLAWLPDGTMLITERPGRLRLVRDGVLDPTPVSGVPEVLAINQGGLLDVAIHPRFEENSLVYLTYSDGTSDANQVQVARGEFQDDRLQNVEVIFTATPPKPQGQHFGSRMVWLPDETLLVSIGDGGNPPVELEGELIRLQAQNRESHLGSIVRLNDDGSIPEDNPWVNDGESDPAIWSYGHRNIQGLALDADSGGVWSTEHGARGGDELNRIQGGENYGWPLVTHSEEYTGGPISDRQTHPDKVDPYIVWTPAIAPSGLAVYHGDLFAGGLVSESVHHIQLDESGNVGDQRAIAIGQRVRDVREGPDGHLYVLTDAPQGQLIRLH, from the coding sequence ATGAAACCTAATCTTCAACCTCGAACACCGGTAACCGGACGTTTCGCTAGCTCCGCCTTGGTGCTACTCCTCATCAGCGGCTGTGCGGCACCAACGACGGTAGAATCTCCAGATGAGTCCTCTCCAGACACGACGGCTCAGGTCGATACCGCCAACTCAGCCTCTCCCTCCCCTGAGTCTCAGGCTTCACTCCCCCTCGACCGAGATTGGCAACTCACTACAGTGGTTGACGATTTGGAACATCCCTGGGGATTAGCTTGGCTTCCCGATGGAACGATGTTGATTACGGAACGGCCCGGACGCTTACGTCTCGTCCGCGATGGTGTCTTAGATCCCACTCCCGTCTCTGGCGTTCCCGAGGTTTTGGCTATCAATCAGGGGGGATTGCTGGATGTCGCTATCCATCCCCGCTTTGAGGAAAACTCCCTGGTGTATCTAACCTATTCTGATGGAACGTCGGATGCGAACCAGGTGCAAGTGGCGCGAGGGGAGTTCCAGGATGACCGTTTGCAGAATGTAGAGGTCATTTTTACCGCCACTCCCCCCAAGCCGCAAGGACAACATTTTGGCTCCCGTATGGTTTGGCTTCCTGATGAAACCCTATTGGTGAGCATTGGCGATGGGGGAAATCCTCCTGTGGAATTGGAGGGGGAGTTAATTCGTCTTCAGGCCCAAAATCGTGAGAGTCATTTGGGGTCGATTGTCCGCCTCAATGATGATGGCTCCATTCCTGAGGATAATCCCTGGGTTAACGATGGGGAAAGTGACCCCGCGATTTGGAGTTATGGCCATCGCAATATCCAAGGGTTGGCCTTGGATGCAGACAGCGGGGGGGTCTGGTCTACGGAACATGGGGCCCGGGGTGGTGATGAGTTGAATCGGATTCAGGGGGGAGAGAATTACGGCTGGCCCCTGGTGACCCATAGTGAAGAATATACGGGAGGCCCGATTTCCGATCGCCAAACCCATCCAGATAAAGTTGACCCCTATATCGTCTGGACGCCGGCGATCGCCCCTTCAGGCTTAGCTGTCTATCATGGAGATCTCTTTGCTGGCGGGTTAGTCTCGGAATCTGTGCATCATATCCAATTAGATGAGTCGGGGAACGTGGGAGACCAACGGGCGATCGCGATCGGTCAACGGGTTCGGGATGTGCGGGAAGGCCCAGATGGTCATCTCTATGTCTTAACCGACGCACCCCAAGGTCAGTTAATTCGACTCCATTGA